The Lysobacter gummosus genome includes a region encoding these proteins:
- a CDS encoding DUF72 domain-containing protein encodes MDPLAGNNGVAPIDGIRSGIGGWTFVPWRDNFYPKGLVQRRELEYASRQLSSIEINGTFYSAQKPATYAKWAADTPEHFMFSLKAPGRITQAGALAKANSGAKAFIDGGLGEFGERLGPILWQLAPSRRFDADDLAPFLDALPRTLNGRALKHVLEVRHASFLDPAYLQLARERRIATVFTDSDEYPSLADVTGDFVYARLMRARADIATGYPEDELDAWARRAQAWARGEDNPELPHVGAPLAKAAPREVFVYFISAAKERNPAASMRLLEMIGAR; translated from the coding sequence GTGGATCCGCTCGCCGGCAACAACGGCGTGGCGCCCATCGACGGCATCCGCAGCGGCATCGGCGGCTGGACCTTCGTGCCGTGGCGCGACAACTTCTATCCCAAAGGCCTGGTGCAGCGGCGCGAGCTGGAATACGCCAGCCGCCAGCTCAGCAGCATCGAGATCAACGGCACCTTCTACAGCGCACAGAAGCCGGCGACCTACGCCAAATGGGCCGCGGACACGCCGGAACATTTCATGTTCTCGCTCAAGGCGCCCGGCCGCATCACCCAGGCCGGCGCGCTGGCCAAGGCGAATTCGGGCGCGAAGGCCTTCATCGACGGCGGCCTGGGCGAGTTCGGCGAACGGCTCGGGCCGATCCTATGGCAGCTGGCGCCCAGCCGCCGCTTCGATGCCGACGATCTGGCGCCGTTCCTCGACGCCCTGCCGCGCACGCTCAACGGCCGCGCGCTCAAGCACGTGCTGGAAGTGCGCCACGCGAGCTTTCTCGATCCAGCTTATCTGCAACTGGCGCGCGAGCGTCGCATCGCCACGGTGTTCACCGATTCCGACGAATACCCGTCGCTGGCCGATGTCACCGGCGATTTCGTCTACGCGCGGCTGATGCGCGCGCGCGCCGACATCGCCACCGGTTATCCCGAGGACGAGCTCGACGCCTGGGCGCGGCGCGCGCAGGCCTGGGCGCGAGGCGAGGACAATCCGGAGCTGCCGCATGTCGGCGCGCCGCTGGCCAAGGCCGCGCCACGCGAGGTGTTCGTGTATTTCATCAGCGCGGCGAAGGAGCGCAATCCGGCGGCGTCGATGCGGCTGCTGGAGATGATCGGGGCGCGTTAA
- a CDS encoding VOC family protein, translating to MDPIAGSTIIPSLRYRNAPAAIEWLCRAFGFEKHAVYQDGEIVHHAQLTYGPGMIMLGSVVDGDNEWSKRIVQPDEIGGRETQACSVVVSDADEHYARARAAGAQIVVEVADQDYGGRAYTCRDIEGRLWWFGTYNPWNL from the coding sequence ATGGATCCCATCGCCGGAAGCACCATCATCCCGTCCCTGCGCTACCGCAACGCACCCGCCGCGATCGAATGGCTGTGCCGCGCCTTCGGTTTCGAGAAACACGCGGTCTACCAGGACGGCGAGATCGTCCACCATGCCCAGCTGACCTACGGCCCGGGCATGATCATGCTCGGTTCGGTCGTCGACGGCGATAACGAGTGGAGCAAGCGCATCGTCCAACCCGATGAGATCGGAGGGCGCGAAACTCAGGCCTGCTCGGTCGTCGTCAGCGACGCCGACGAGCACTACGCCCGCGCCCGCGCGGCCGGCGCGCAGATCGTGGTCGAAGTCGCCGACCAGGACTACGGCGGACGCGCCTACACCTGCCGCGACATCGAAGGCCGCCTGTGGTGGTTCGGCACCTACAATCCCTGGAACCTATGA
- a CDS encoding GFA family protein → MATYTGSCHCGKVAYEVEGQIDQTIDCNCSMCQRRGGLLWFVPRAAFSLKSDPAEVGTYRFNKHSIDHHFCRNCGIAPYSEASMPDGTPMTAINVRCLDGVDLTSLKIVPIDGRSF, encoded by the coding sequence ATGGCCACTTACACCGGCAGTTGCCACTGCGGCAAGGTCGCGTATGAAGTCGAGGGCCAGATCGATCAGACGATCGACTGCAATTGTTCGATGTGCCAGCGCCGCGGCGGCCTGCTCTGGTTCGTGCCGCGCGCGGCCTTCAGCCTGAAGAGCGATCCGGCCGAGGTGGGCACGTATCGCTTCAACAAGCATTCGATCGATCACCACTTCTGCCGCAACTGCGGCATCGCGCCGTACAGCGAAGCGTCGATGCCCGACGGTACGCCGATGACGGCGATCAACGTGCGCTGCCTGGACGGGGTGGATCTGACATCGCTGAAGATCGTGCCGATCGACGGGCGTTCGTTCTGA
- a CDS encoding FdhF/YdeP family oxidoreductase: protein MSKKTIRPYDGPAGGWGALRSVATHLLEQDVPVLGARTLLSANQPDGFDCPGCAWPDRDHTSTFEFCENGAKAVAAEATRHRATPELFAKHTLAELARYSDHWLENQGRLTHPMRWDPASDRYLPITWDEAFTRIGAHLNALASPDQALFYTSGRCSNEAAFLYQLFVREFGTNNFPDCSNMCHEPSGTAMKAQIGIGKGTVQLRDFELADAIFIFGQNPGTNHPRMLGELRQASKRGAAIVSFNPLRERGLEKFADPQDKLEMLHNGSTRISSDYFQLRIGGDLAALKGMIKRTLELDALAQAEGRARVIDIDFIAEHTRGFDAFASEVATESWDTIVAESGLSRAELERAGDIYARADRVICCWGMGITQHKHSVATIQMILNLMLLRGNIGRPGAGPCPVRGHSNVQGDRTMGIYEKPSPAFLDRLREVFGFEPPREHGHDTVGAIEAMLDGRCKTFFGLGGNFATATPDTEATHRALRRCDLTVHVTTKLNRSHLVHGRDAYILPCLGRTEIDIQDTGPQGVTVEDSMSMVHLSAGINAPADPMLLSEPAIVARLAHATLGARSKVPWLWLIGDYDRIRDKIEQVFDDFYDFNQRLRVPGGFHLTNSASERRWLNPEGKALFKPHAVPTDLPVHRARASHSQPVFTLATTRSHDQYNTTIYGMNDRYRGVFGERRVLFINAQDIAALRMSAGDWVDLESLCDDGVKRVAKRFMLVEYNIPRGCLAAYYPETNSLVPLSSFADEARTPTSKSIPVIVYPHAPQPAQGLQSARDIGLVRVD, encoded by the coding sequence ATGAGCAAGAAAACCATCCGCCCCTACGACGGCCCCGCCGGCGGCTGGGGCGCGCTGCGCAGCGTCGCCACCCATCTGCTGGAGCAGGACGTGCCGGTGCTCGGCGCGCGCACCCTGTTGTCGGCGAACCAGCCCGACGGCTTCGACTGCCCCGGCTGCGCCTGGCCCGATCGCGATCACACCTCCACCTTCGAGTTCTGCGAAAACGGCGCCAAGGCCGTCGCCGCCGAAGCCACCCGCCATCGCGCCACGCCGGAGCTGTTCGCCAAGCACACCCTCGCCGAGCTGGCCCGCTACAGCGATCACTGGCTGGAGAACCAGGGCCGGCTGACCCATCCGATGCGCTGGGACCCGGCCAGCGACCGCTATCTGCCGATCACCTGGGACGAAGCCTTCACCCGCATCGGCGCGCATTTGAACGCGCTGGCCTCGCCCGATCAGGCACTGTTCTACACCTCGGGCCGCTGCAGCAACGAAGCGGCGTTCCTGTACCAACTGTTCGTGCGCGAGTTCGGCACGAACAACTTTCCCGATTGCTCGAACATGTGCCACGAGCCTTCCGGCACCGCCATGAAGGCGCAGATCGGCATCGGCAAGGGCACGGTGCAGTTGCGCGATTTCGAACTGGCCGATGCGATCTTCATCTTCGGCCAGAACCCCGGCACCAACCATCCGCGCATGCTCGGCGAATTGCGCCAGGCCTCCAAGCGCGGCGCGGCGATCGTCTCGTTCAACCCGCTGCGCGAGCGCGGGCTGGAGAAATTCGCCGACCCGCAGGACAAGCTGGAGATGCTGCACAACGGCTCGACCCGCATTTCCTCGGATTATTTCCAGTTGCGCATCGGCGGCGATCTGGCCGCGCTCAAGGGCATGATCAAGCGCACCCTGGAGCTGGATGCGCTGGCGCAGGCGGAAGGCCGCGCGCGTGTGATCGATATCGATTTCATCGCCGAACACACGCGCGGCTTCGATGCGTTCGCGAGTGAGGTGGCGACCGAATCGTGGGACACCATCGTCGCCGAGTCGGGCCTGTCGCGCGCCGAACTCGAACGCGCCGGCGATATCTACGCCCGCGCCGACCGGGTGATCTGCTGCTGGGGCATGGGCATCACCCAGCACAAGCATTCGGTGGCGACGATCCAGATGATCCTCAACCTGATGCTGCTGCGCGGCAATATCGGCCGCCCTGGCGCCGGCCCCTGCCCGGTGCGCGGACACAGCAACGTGCAGGGCGACCGCACGATGGGCATCTACGAAAAACCCTCGCCCGCGTTCCTGGACCGGCTGCGCGAGGTGTTCGGTTTCGAACCGCCGCGCGAACACGGCCACGACACCGTCGGCGCGATCGAAGCCATGCTCGACGGCCGCTGCAAGACCTTCTTCGGCCTGGGCGGCAACTTCGCCACCGCCACGCCCGACACCGAGGCCACCCATCGCGCGCTGCGCCGCTGCGACCTGACCGTGCACGTGACCACCAAGCTCAACCGCAGCCATCTGGTGCACGGCCGCGACGCCTACATCCTGCCCTGCCTGGGCCGCACCGAAATCGACATCCAGGACACCGGCCCGCAAGGCGTCACGGTCGAGGATTCGATGAGCATGGTCCACCTGTCGGCCGGCATCAACGCGCCGGCCGATCCGATGCTGTTGTCGGAACCGGCGATCGTCGCGCGCCTGGCCCACGCCACCCTGGGCGCGCGCAGCAAGGTGCCATGGCTATGGTTGATCGGCGATTACGACCGCATCCGCGACAAGATCGAGCAAGTGTTCGACGATTTCTACGACTTCAACCAGCGCCTGCGCGTGCCCGGCGGTTTCCATCTGACCAATTCGGCCAGCGAGCGGCGCTGGCTCAATCCCGAAGGCAAGGCGCTGTTCAAGCCGCACGCGGTGCCGACCGACCTGCCCGTGCACCGCGCCCGCGCCAGCCACTCGCAACCGGTGTTCACGCTGGCGACCACGCGTTCGCACGATCAATACAACACCACCATCTACGGCATGAACGATCGCTACCGCGGCGTGTTCGGCGAGCGCCGGGTGTTGTTCATCAACGCGCAGGATATCGCCGCGTTGCGGATGAGCGCGGGCGACTGGGTGGACTTGGAAAGCCTGTGCGACGACGGCGTCAAGCGCGTCGCCAAGCGCTTCATGCTGGTCGAGTACAACATCCCGCGTGGCTGCCTGGCCGCGTACTACCCGGAAACCAATTCCCTGGTGCCGCTGTCGAGCTTCGCCGACGAAGCGCGCACGCCGACTTCGAAATCGATTCCGGTGATCGTGTATCCGCACGCGCCGCAGCCGGCGCAGGGTTTGCAGTCGGCCAGAGACATCGGCCTTGTCCGAGTTGACTGA
- the fdhD gene encoding formate dehydrogenase accessory sulfurtransferase FdhD yields the protein MNTQRPLPGSERHAEPEADRAGTVRRTVRRRRGANVREALDVIAAEVPVALIYNDTPFAVMMATPEDLPDFALGFSLSEGIVARAGELRVEEIATSLEGISLRLRVPDERAAALEQRRRNLQGRSGCGVCGTESIEAVLRPPPRVGDSAPVRARALQRALRELRQRQPLNALTGATHAAGWADAHGRVLLVREDVGRHNALDKLIGAMSAAGIDPLRGFAVVTSRASYEMAMKAAQAGIALLAAISAPTALAIALAQAAHLTLIGFARDDGHAVYTHAQRLLESDGLEDAAQLSRERDADRDATESNS from the coding sequence ATGAATACTCAGCGACCATTGCCCGGCAGCGAACGCCACGCCGAACCCGAAGCCGATCGCGCCGGCACGGTGCGGCGCACGGTGCGCCGACGGCGCGGCGCGAACGTGCGCGAGGCGCTGGACGTGATCGCCGCCGAAGTGCCGGTCGCGCTGATCTACAACGACACGCCGTTCGCGGTGATGATGGCCACGCCCGAGGATCTGCCCGATTTCGCCCTGGGCTTTTCCCTCAGCGAAGGCATCGTCGCCCGTGCCGGCGAATTGCGCGTGGAAGAAATCGCCACCTCGCTGGAAGGCATCAGCCTGCGCCTGCGCGTTCCCGACGAACGCGCCGCCGCGCTCGAACAACGCCGGCGCAATCTGCAGGGCCGCAGCGGCTGCGGCGTGTGCGGCACGGAAAGCATCGAGGCGGTGCTGCGCCCGCCGCCGCGCGTGGGCGACAGCGCGCCGGTGCGCGCGCGTGCGCTGCAACGCGCCCTGCGCGAGCTGCGCCAGCGCCAACCGCTCAACGCGCTGACCGGCGCCACCCACGCCGCCGGCTGGGCCGACGCCCACGGCCGCGTGCTGCTGGTGCGCGAGGACGTCGGCCGCCACAACGCCCTGGATAAGCTGATCGGCGCGATGTCCGCCGCCGGCATCGATCCGCTGCGCGGCTTCGCCGTGGTCACCAGCCGCGCCAGCTACGAGATGGCGATGAAAGCAGCGCAGGCCGGCATCGCGCTGCTGGCCGCGATCTCGGCACCGACCGCGCTGGCGATCGCGCTGGCCCAGGCCGCGCACCTGACCCTGATCGGCTTCGCCCGCGACGACGGCCACGCCGTCTACACCCATGCGCAGCGTCTGCTCGAAAGCGACGGGCTCGAAGACGCCGCGCAACTCTCACGCGAACGCGACGCAGATCGCGACGCCACGGAATCGAACTCATGA